From Campylobacter showae:
GCGAGAGTCTAAAAAGCGTGATGATGAGAATAAGTGTCGGAAAGGTGCTAAGGTCGGTCGGCTTTGGCACATAAACGGCGATCAGGATGATAAGCACCGAGATAGAGATGGAAAGCGCAAGAAAAAAGTCCAAAACCGCGCTAGGAAGCGGTACGATGATGATCGCTAGGATGGCGATTATGACGCCGACGATCGTGAGCCCCTTAAACCTTACGATAGGCTCTAAAAACGGTGCAACCAGAGTTAGGATATTGCGCTTTTGTTTTGCCAAAATTTACTTCTTGATTATATTTGCTAGCGTAATTGTATCTAAAAAATCGTCGATTTTAGACTGAAGCGCGCTAAACATCGGCCAAATTTGACACATTCCGCCCTTACTAGAGGCACAGCTATCAGCCGAGATCGAGCACTCAAATACCGCCATTTTACGCTTTTCTGCGCTTTCGATTATTCTTTTTATACTGATTTCTTCAGGCTTTTGCGCGAGCATAAATCCGCCGTTTGCGCCCTTAAACGAAACCAAAATGCCTTCTCTAGCCAAATTTTGCAAAATTTTAGCCAAAAAGCTTTTTGATATCTCAAGCTCGCCCGACATCGTATCGACGTCTGACGGAGCGTCTTTTTGCGCTATGTAAATCAGTGAAAGCAGCGCGTATTCGCTTGCTTTTGTCAAAAGCATAAATTCCCCTTAAATTTTTTGCGGATATTTTATTAAATTTTATCTGCAAATTTGATTAAATCAATATTTTTTAAAACAGGCGCCGCATTTTTTGATTTTTATGATATAATCGCCTTTTTTAATCTCACCAATCAGGAGGTCATTATGGCTTTGGATTCGGCTAAAAAAGCAGAAATTGTTGCGAAATTCGCTAGAAAAGAAAAAGATACTGGTTCTCCGGAAGTTCAGATCGCATTGCTAACAGCAAGAGTCGAGGAGCTAACCGAGCACCTAAAAATCTACAAAAAAGATCACTCGTCTCGCCT
This genomic window contains:
- a CDS encoding RrF2 family transcriptional regulator: MLLTKASEYALLSLIYIAQKDAPSDVDTMSGELEISKSFLAKILQNLAREGILVSFKGANGGFMLAQKPEEISIKRIIESAEKRKMAVFECSISADSCASSKGGMCQIWPMFSALQSKIDDFLDTITLANIIKK
- the rpsO gene encoding 30S ribosomal protein S15 produces the protein MALDSAKKAEIVAKFARKEKDTGSPEVQIALLTARVEELTEHLKIYKKDHSSRLGLLKIVGRRKRLMKYLKAKDYAAYTKVIAELNLRDK